Proteins encoded in a region of the Paenibacillus pedocola genome:
- a CDS encoding ferredoxin family protein, giving the protein MIEVISAARCVECNQCVSVCPTNVFDRVEGGIPVIARQSDCQTCFMCELYCPVDALYVAPDSEGVTGVTEEVLEQQGLLGGYREKVGWGKGRQPVASHDFMYKLAARAGF; this is encoded by the coding sequence GTGATTGAAGTCATCAGCGCTGCCAGGTGTGTAGAGTGCAATCAGTGTGTATCCGTCTGCCCGACGAATGTGTTTGACCGGGTGGAGGGCGGAATTCCCGTCATCGCCCGGCAGAGCGACTGCCAGACCTGCTTCATGTGCGAGCTGTATTGTCCGGTGGATGCCCTGTATGTCGCGCCGGATTCTGAAGGTGTGACCGGTGTGACCGAGGAGGTACTGGAGCAGCAGGGACTGCTCGGCGGATACAGGGAGAAGGTAGGCTGGGGCAAAGGCAGACAGCCGGTGGCAAGTCACGACTTTATGTACAAATTGGCGGCCAGAGCCGGGTTCTAG